The Gemmatimonadota bacterium genome has a window encoding:
- a CDS encoding nucleotidyltransferase domain-containing protein — MVRWADVEAVSTAVEACALSIRRHHPDVSRILWYGSWVSGTATPSSDVDLCVVVHADDRRPRDRIPDYLPDDFPTGIDLFVLTEAEIDSLAVRSPAWHRAITSGKAL, encoded by the coding sequence ATGGTGCGCTGGGCTGACGTCGAGGCCGTCTCCACGGCCGTAGAGGCGTGCGCGTTGTCGATTCGTCGCCACCACCCAGACGTGTCCCGTATCCTGTGGTACGGGTCTTGGGTGTCCGGCACCGCCACGCCCTCGAGTGACGTGGATCTATGCGTCGTCGTCCACGCTGACGACCGCAGACCGCGGGACCGCATACCCGACTATCTGCCAGATGACTTCCCCACAGGAATCGATCTCTTTGTGCTCACCGAGGCGGAAATCGACTCGCTGGCGGTTCGCTCGCCCGCTTGGCACAGGGCCATCACCTCCGGGAAAGCTCTCTGA
- a CDS encoding heme-binding protein, with protein MARAENIAVADAGGNIVAHARMDGAWIGSIDISQKKAYTSRAFDIATKDLAEHSQSGNQFFGIHASNSGKVMIFAGGVPLKKDGQVVGAVGVSGGSGEQDHAVAEAAATAF; from the coding sequence ATGGCCCGGGCGGAGAACATCGCCGTGGCGGATGCAGGTGGGAACATCGTGGCGCACGCTCGAATGGACGGAGCGTGGATCGGGAGCATCGACATCTCCCAGAAGAAAGCTTACACGTCCAGAGCATTCGACATCGCGACGAAGGATCTGGCGGAGCATTCACAGTCCGGCAATCAGTTCTTTGGAATCCACGCTTCCAACAGCGGCAAGGTCATGATTTTTGCTGGTGGCGTTCCGTTGAAGAAGGACGGGCAGGTCGTTGGTGCGGTCGGTGTCAGCGGCGGATCGGGAGAGCAGGACCATGCCGTTGCGGAGGCCGCAGCCACAGCGTTCTAA
- a CDS encoding DUF2061 domain-containing protein, giving the protein MTKISRRRHVAKAFTWRVLATTTTVLIAGLVSGDWAIGAQIGVIEFFAKLVLYYGHERAWYRFAHFGVNENVAA; this is encoded by the coding sequence ATGACGAAGATCTCTCGCAGGCGGCATGTCGCGAAGGCTTTCACCTGGCGGGTTCTTGCCACCACGACGACGGTGTTGATCGCGGGGCTCGTCAGCGGTGATTGGGCGATCGGCGCTCAGATCGGGGTGATCGAGTTCTTCGCGAAGCTGGTGCTCTACTATGGTCACGAGCGCGCCTGGTACCGCTTCGCCCACTTCGGCGTGAACGAGAACGTGGCCGCCTAG